In one window of Vulpes vulpes isolate BD-2025 chromosome 1, VulVul3, whole genome shotgun sequence DNA:
- the USP49 gene encoding ubiquitin carboxyl-terminal hydrolase 49 has product MDRCKHVGRLRLAQDHSILNPQKWCCRECATTESVWACLKCSHVACGRYIEDHALKHFEETGHPLAMEVRDLYVFCYLCKDYVLNDNPEGDLKLLRSSLLAVRGQKQDPPLRRGRTLRSMASGEDAVLPQRAPQGQPQMLTALWYRRQRLLAKTLRLWFEKSSRGQAKLEQRRQEEALERKKEAARQRRREVKRRLLEELASAPPRKSARLLLHAPRAAAPRPAAPRAPAGGRPPPRRAPAMAPGVTGLRNLGNTCYMNSILQVLSHLQKFRECFLYLDPSQTQQLFPKAPNGKAPLSGRPAASAAELSARSGGAEACEREGLCFNGGASISRSLELIQNKEPSSKHISLCHELHTLFRVMWSGKWALVSPFAMLHSVWSLIPAFRGYDQQDAQEFLCELLHKVQQELESEGTTRRILIPFSQRKLTKQVLKVVNTIFHGQLLSQVTCISCNYKSNTIEPFWDLSLEFPERYHCIEKGFVPLNQTECLLTEMLAKFTETEALEGRIYACDQCNSKRRKSNPKPLVLSEARKQLMIYRLPQVLRLHLKRFRWSGRNHREKIGVHVVFDQVLTMEPYCCRDMLSSLDKETFAYDLSAVVMHHGKGFGSGHYTAYCYNTEGGFWVHCNDSKLNVCSVEEVCKTQAYILFYTQRTVQGNARISETQLQAQVQSSNNDEGRPRPFH; this is encoded by the exons ATGGATAGATGCAAACATGTCGGGCGGTTGCGGCTCGCCCAGGACCACTCCATCCTGAACCCGCAGAAGTGGTGCTGCAGGGAGTGCGCCACCACCGAGTCCGTGTGGGCTTGTCTCAAGTGCTCCCACGTGGCCTGCGGCCGCTAcatcgaggatcacgccctgaaacACTTCGAGGAGACTGGGCACCCGCTGGCCATGGAGGTCCGGGACCTGTACGTGTTCTGTTACCTGTGCAAGGACTACGTGCTCAACGATAACCCGGAGGGGGACCTGAAGCTGCTCAGGAGCTCCCTCCTGGCGGTCAGGGGCCAGAAGCAGGACCCGCCGCTGAGGCGCGGGCGGACGCTGCGGTCCATGGCCTCGGGCGAGGACGCCGTCCTGCCGCAGCGCGCTCCTCAGGGACAGCCGCAGATGCTCACGGCTCTGTGGTACCGGCGCCAGCGCCTGCTGGCCAAGACGCTGCGGCTGTGGTTCGAGAAGAGCTCCCGCGGCCAGGCGAAGCTGGAGCAGCGGCGGCAGGAGGAGGCGCTGGAGCGGAAGAAGGAGGCGGCGCGGCAGCGGCGGCGCGAGGTGAAGCGGCGGCTGCTGGAGGAGCTGGCCAGCGCCCCTCCGCGCAAGAGCGCGCGCCTGCTGCTGcacgcgccccgcgccgccgccccgcgccccgccgcgccgcgcgcGCCCGCCGggggccgcccgccgccgcgccgcgcgCCCGCCATGGCGCCGGGCGTCACGGGCCTGCGCAACCTGGGCAACACCTGCTACATGAACTCCATCCTGCAGGTGCTCAGCCACCTCCAGAAGTTCCGCGAGTGTTTTCTGTACCTCGACCCTTCCCAGACCCAGCAGCTGTTCCCCAAGGCCCCCAACGGGAAGGCCCCGCTCTCGGGCAGGCCGGCCGCCTCGGCCGCGGAGCTGTCGGCCAGGAGCGGCGGGGCCGAGGCGTGCGAGCGCGAGGGCCTCTGCTTCAACGGCGGGGCCTCCATCAGCAGGagcctagaactcatacagaacaAGGAGCCGAGCTCGAAGCACATTTCCCTCTGTCACGAACTGCACACCCTCTTCCGAGTCATGTGGTCCGGGAAGTGGGCCCTGGTGTCCCCCTTCGCCATGCTTCACTCCGTGTGGAGCCTGATCCCCGCCTTCCGTGGCTACGACCAGCAGGACGCGCAGGAATTCCTCTGCGAGCTGTTGCACAAAGTGCAGCAAGAGCTCGAGTCTGAGGGCACCACGCGCCGGATCCTCATCCCCTTCTCCCAGAGGAAGCTCACCAAACAGGTCTTAAAGGTAGTGAACACCATATTCCACGGGCAGCTACTCAGTCAG GTCACATGTATATCATGCAATTACAAATCCAATACCATTGAGCCCTTTTGGGATCTGTCCCTGGAATTCCCTGAACGGTATCACTGCATAGAAAAGGGGTTTGTCCCTTTGAATCAGACAGAGTGCCTGCTCACTGAGATGCTGGCTAAgttcacagagacagaggctcTGGAAGGGAGAATCTACGCTTGTGACCAGTGTAACA GCAAACGACGAAAATCCAATCCCAAACCCCTTGTTCTGAGTGAAGCTAGAAAGCAGTTAATGATCTACAGACTACCTCAGGTCCTCCGGCTGCACCTTAAAAGATTCAG GTGGTCTGGCCGTAATCATCGAGAGAAGATTGGGGTCCATGTCGTCTTTGACCAGGTATTAACCATGGAACCTTACTGCTGCAGGGACATGCTCTCCTCTCTTGACAAAGAGACCTTTGCCTATGATCTCTCCGCAGTGGTCATGCATCACGGGAAAGGGTTTGGCTCAGGACACTACACAGCCTATTGCTACAACACAGAGGGAG GTTTTTGGGTCCACTGCAATGACTCAAAGCTGAATGTATGCAGTGTCGAGGAAGTGTGCAAAACTCAAGCCTACATCCTTTTTTACACTCAAAGAACAGTTCAGGGCAATGCAAGAATTTCAGAAACCCAACTCCAAGCTCAGGTGCAGTCCAGCAACAACGATGAGGGCAGACCACGGCCCTTCCACTGA